A part of Saimiri boliviensis isolate mSaiBol1 chromosome 13, mSaiBol1.pri, whole genome shotgun sequence genomic DNA contains:
- the LOC120360603 gene encoding protein FAM90A5-like produces the protein MMAHRDPKRGANRLMRAQTLKKQQRAPAGPRVPPPDEENPRVKCKDCGAFGHKATSTRCPMKRWNGALVPQTSGKEEGKENLKPWKPRVEGNPGLWSKEKAENEERPRPQDQQRKALLQIISGKPQSKRLPGGKESGEPCDYLTGAGRPMPVHTTKRRPVVDAALTDGAAPKIADRGSTWASLSPLKKASVSSSLSRGPTEPQTGAVAHIPQAAFRGRGPQPLLLVKPTNSRPEGGCREVPQAASSTHGLNPVIDPQAQAKRPAVTSQPCPPAATHSLGLDSNLSFRPGAKRPAQAPIQACLSVPKKARLGPVQIPENSIQGGEPGALETLQPPPALTELRPNRSPQMSRRTPAQVPSLDLQPPHSRPCLPTVRACTVSHQPAAGQDGYQPLRMLFRRLGDGGWSSTFLTAPSPDSAKRPGAFPTQSPHVPEKSEGPCVCVPRSVLCEDLQVSSSSEEELV, from the exons ATGATGGCACACCGTGACCCCAAGAGAGGGGCAAACAGACTCATGAGAGCCCAGACCCTCAAGAAGCAGCAGAGGGCCCCAGCTGGGCCAAGGGTTCCCCCACCCGATGAGGAAAATCCCAGG GTCAAGTGCAAAGACTGCGGGGCGTTTGGCCACAAGGCCACAAGTACGAGGTGCCCCATGAAGCGCTGGAACGGAGCCTTGGTCCCCCAGACCTCTggcaaagaggaagggaaggaaaacctGAAGCCGTGGAAGCCCCGGGTTGAGGGGAACCCGGGGCTCTGGAGCAAGGAGAAGGCAGAGAATGAAGAGAGACCAAG GCCGCAGGACCAGCAGAGGAAGGCTCTCCTCCAGATAATTTCCGGGAAACCTCAATCCAAGCGGCTGCCCGGTGGAAAAGAATCGGGGGAACCCTGTGACTATCTGACG ggGGCAGGCAGGCCAATGCCAGTCCACACCACCAAGAGGAGGCCAGTCGTGGACGCTGCTCTCACCGACGGCGCAGCTCCCAAAATTGCTGACAGGGGCTCCACCTGGGCTTCACTGTCTCCCCTCAAGAAAGCCAGTGTGAGCTCCTCCTTAAGTCGTGGACCCACGGAACCACAGACAGGGGCCGTGGCCCACATCCCTCAGGCTGCATTCCGGGGCCGGGGCCCGCAGCCTCTCCTCTTGGTGAAGCCCACAAACAGCCGCCCTGAGGGTGGCTGCCGTGAGGTTCCCCAGGCTGCCTCCAGCACCCACGGTCTGAACCCTGTCATCGACCCCCAGGCACAAGCCAAACGTCCTGCTGTGACCTCACAGCCCTGCCCACCAGCCGCCACACACAGCTTGGGCCTAGACTCCAATCTCAGCTTCAGGCCAGGAGCCAAGAGGCCTGCCCAGGCTCCGATTCAGGCTTGCCTGAGTGTCCCCAAGAAAGCCAGACTCGGTCCTGTCCAGATCCCCGAAAACAGCATCCAGGGAGGGGAGCCGGGCGCCCTGGAGACTCTACAGCCTCCGCCAGCTCTAACCGAACTTAGACCAAATAGGTCACCCCAGATGAGCAGGAGGACACCCGCCCAGGTGCCCAGCCTCGACCTGCAGCCTCCTCACAGCAGACCCTGCCTGCCTACCGTCCGGGCCTGCACCGTGTCCCACCAGCCAGCGGCCGGCCAGGATGGATACCAGCCTCTCAGAATGCTCTTCAGGAGACTGGGAGACGGAGGGTGGAGCTCCACGTTCCTCACGGCTCCGTCACCCGACTCTGCGAAGAGGCCGGGAGCCTTCCCGACTCAGAGCCCTCATGTCCCAGAGAAGTCTGAGGGGCCCTGTGTTTGTGTCCCACGGAGTGTCCTCTGTGAGGACCTTCAGGTGTCCTCTTCCTCCGAGGAGGAGCTGGTCTGA